Proteins from a single region of Tachysurus vachellii isolate PV-2020 chromosome 15, HZAU_Pvac_v1, whole genome shotgun sequence:
- the rps8a gene encoding small ribosomal subunit protein eS8 produces the protein MGISRDNWHKRRKTGGKRKPVHKKRKYELGRPPSNTKLGPKRIHTVRVRGGNKKYRALRLDVGNFSWGSECCTRKTRIIDVVYNASNNELVRTKTLVKNCVILVDSAPFRQWYESHYALPLGRKKGAKLTPEEEDILNKKRSKKVQKKFDKRRKNSKISPLLDEQFQQGKLLACLSSRPGQCGRADGYVLEGKELEFYLRKIKAKKGK, from the exons gTATCTCAAGGGACAACTGGCACAAACGCCGTAAGACCGGCGGCAAGCGAAAACCTGTCCACAAGAAGAGGAAGTATGAGCTGGGACGACCTCCATCAAACACAAAG CTTGGCCCAAAGCGCATCCACACAGTGAGGGTTCGTGGTGGGAATAAGAAATACCGTGCACTCCGTCTGGATGTGGGCAACTTCTCCTGGGGCtcagagt GCTGCACCCGTAAGACCAGGATCATCGATGTGGTCTACAATGCCTCCAACAATGAGCTGGTCAGGACCAAAACCCTGGTGAAGAACTGTGTGATCCTGGTGGACAGCGCCCCCTTCAGGCAGTGGTACGAGTCTCACTATGCCCTGCCTCTGGGACGCAAGAAGGGAGCCAAACTG ACCCCTGAGGAGGAGGACATCCTGAACAAGAAGAGATCGAAGAAGGTGCAGAAGAAGTTTGACAAGCGCAGAAAGAACAGCAAGATCAGTCCTCTGTTGGACGAGCAGTTCCAGCAGGGCAAGCTGCTCG catgCCTTTCTTCCAGGCCGGGACAGTGTGGTAGAGCTGATGGCTACGTTCTGGAGGGAAAGGAGCTGGAGTTCTACCTGAGGAAGATCAAGGCCAAGAAAGGCAAATAA